The Lolium rigidum isolate FL_2022 chromosome 2, APGP_CSIRO_Lrig_0.1, whole genome shotgun sequence genomic interval AGGTTGATGACGAAGAATTCGTAGTTTCAAAATTGGTTTTTAGATGAGTTTTCAAAATTGTTCGGGGTAAACATAGATCTCTACATGTGTCCATTTCTCCATCCATATTGAGATTTGGCACAGTCCATCATAGGTTCATGAGGAAGATCACAATGCACTAAAAGACATCCGAGCAACCAAATGAGAATTAACCTGTGGTTGGATAGTTAGGAGGGTAAAGGATTAACCCAACAGAGTTCAAATTCCAGATTTGATACTTTGGTGTCTtataaagacggaatattcttcagtggaagacgatgttcccgtcgacagcaACTGTGGTGACTTCAGCAATCTCGAGACCCACCGGATCAGTTTCTTCAACACAGTCTCTTGAATGTGCTCATAGAGATAGGGTGTGCGTGTCTGCGAAGTGCGCGCGTATATGTGAACCTTTAATTGTAGTACTGtgtttcgagaaaaaaaaaataccCTAGATGATGACTTAGCCAAACTCAGGAGGCCACGACACATAaagccaaacaaaaaaaaaccctcgGGCTCAAAGCCTCAAACCCTTACCTTTACCTTCGCAGTCGCAGCTCATCTCCCCTTCCAGCCGCCGCCGCTATATGCTCGCGTGCCTCCGGCGAGGCCTCCCGCTCCTCCGGCAGCACCGGCCCCGCCCGCTCTCGCCCTGCCCCGCTCGTCTGCTCCCCCTCTCGTCCCTCCACCTCTCCAGCGAGGCGATGGCAGATCCGGCTCCGGCTGTGGTGCCGGACGGCGCCTACCTGGAGGCCGTGACGCAGAAGCGGATCCGCATCTTCGAGGAGGTCCAGGCCAGGCAGGCCCTCGAGCGCCTCAACATCGGCGGCGAGCCAATCAAGTGGGTCTTCTCACCAAGTGCTCGCGTGTTTTGTTTTAGGGGTCATAGTCAACCGAGAACTAACTTTGTTCTCGGTCAGATGATATCGTTAAATCTCTGTTGCAAttcatgttgcaactcatgactagcgCGAATCGCAATGGAAATCAAATGGTATAGGACTTGACTGAGCACGAagttgagaactagcaaatccctttGTTTTATTGGCTAGCGCAGTTAGTTAATAGGGATTCGGAAATTGTGTAGCAGCGTGGCTGTGCCGCCTGCAGGGGCAGTTTTGATATGCGTATGTATGTTCTGCTAGATATTTCTGCTCACGTTGCCTGGTACTGTTCACCGGGGCATTTGATTGTTGGCGAGATCTAAACATTATTATTACAGTATCACGTAGGAAACATGTTCTGTATGGTTTGGCAAACTTGCATTTTAATTTTTACCAAGGATGCCACCGGGATCATACTATGATTCTGAACCTGAACACCATCCTACCGTTTTCCTCATTCTTGGGAATTAAAAAATTCAAATGCACTGGGAGTCATCTGCTTTACACGATGGAAATGATTTCTTCTACCCACTTGTAATGTTTGTTTTCTGCAATTTCATTCAGGATAACTTTGCCTGATGGCGCAATCAAGGAAGGCAAGAAGTGGATATCAACCCCAATGGACATTGCTGCGGGGATATCAACTGGGTTAGCAGCTAGCTGCTTGATAGCTCAAGTGAATGGTGTACTCTGGGATATGGCGAGGCCATTGGAAGGTGACTGTGAATTGAAGTTGTTTAAGTTCGATAGCGATGAAGGCCGTGATACGTTCTGGCACTCGAGTGCTCATATTCTTGGAGAGGTGAGTTAAAGCTTCCCAAGATATCTTTGGGTGTATTTTTTCTTGTTTAAGCCCAAATTGCGTGTTATATCCGCATGCTGTTTTGGCTTTGCCCATGTTTCTGTTAGAAATCATTCTCGAAGTTCATGTTTTTACTAACTGAATATGTTCATTTGTAGTCTCTTGAGAGGGTGTATGGCTGCAAGTTGTGCATTGGTCCTTGTACTACAAGGGGGGAGGTACGAAATTATTCTAGGTTGCGGTTAGCGCATGAGAATAAGTTAGTTCTATTTTCCAATCATTACTCATTTTCTGATGTTCCGACTTTGCCTATTATAAGGGTTTTTACTATGACGCCCACTACAATGACCTGACACTGAATGACACACATTTCGATGCCATTGACAAGCAAGCCAAAAAGGCTGTTGCGGTATGCTATCATATTCTACTTAATCCAGATGTACTCAATTTTTTTCCTATCCTTATTTTGTGGAGACTGCCCACCCATTTTAAAGTAGCACCTTATATATGTGACATGACTAAACTGCTGCTTTAACAAGTATTTTACTTCAACACAAATTAATGCAGGAAAAGCAAGCATTTGAACGCATTGAAGTCTCCAGAGCAGAAGCCCTTGAGATTTTTGCCGAAAATAAATTTAAGGCAATCTTCTTCGTGCATATGTTGTTCCTTTTGAttgtttatatttatatttaaaTATCAGTGTGTTGATTGTATCACACATGACACGTCCGCGGCATTTTATTCAATTTCTTGAATACTTTTGGAACTATAGGTTGAAATAATTAATGAATTGCCCGAGGACAAGACCATTACAGTATACAGATGTGGTCCTTTAGTTGACCTTTGCCGTGGCCCGCACATCCCAAATACTTCTTTTGTTAAAGCTTTTGCTTGCCTCAAGGTATTTTTGCTTTTTTTATCCATTGAGCTACAGGTTCTCTTGATGATATTTGGTACTTCAGATTTGATATTACGTGTAAATATTAGGCTTCAGCATCATATTGGAGAGGAAAAGCAGACCGTGAGAGCCTGCAGAGAGTATATGGAATCTCTTTCCCTGATTCTAAACGTCTCAAGGTACATCATATAATTCCTGATATCGTTGATGATGTGGAAACTGGAAAGTTGTCATGCACATGTATTTTTCTCAGAATACATTCCTTGAACTTCAGCTAgcatctttctttctttcttaatGTTTTCGCGGTGGGTTAATTTACACAACACACTGAACATTAGCTGTGTACAGCTTTTCCTGTGTCCTTGTGAAGGCATATAGCTCAGACATATTTACTGTATTATAAAATATGGTTACATCAAAGACAGCACAGTCCTGAATTTTAATTTTAGGTAGTATACActtctaagtgttcttttatcttCTCGTATTGTCAACGCCCTATTCTCTTTTTCATGCATGCTTTTCTTTACGATCTGCAGGAATATCAGCATATGATAGCGGAAGCTAAGAAACGTGATCATAGGTTATTAGGGCTGTCACATGAACTCTTCTTTTTCCATCCACTTAGGTACCTTAGCATTTCCTATCTGAATTTTCTTCTTTTCATATCCTTACTTCAGATCTTTGTTTATCAGACTGCCTTTAGAATAGCTCTTTGAACTTTGCAACTATGCAGCCCAGGAAGCAGCTTCTTCCTTCCAAATGGTACTATAATATACAATAAATTGATGGATTTTATGCGACAGGAGTATAGAAAGAGAGGCTACCAGGAGGTAGTATTAAATACAACAATTATCTTTTTATATCATCGATAGTTGTACAACAATGTGTGTTCTATATTTCTAATCCATTTGTATGTATTTAGGTTTTGAGTCCAAATATTTACAATATGCAACTTTGGGAAACCTCTGGACATGCTGCAAACTACAAGGACAACATGTTTGTTTTTGAGGTAGGCACATCTGCAGACACTGCAGAAATATTGTGTCATGCTATAGATACATCGCTGACGGGTGATGACCTTTACGGGTGGTTATTTTACTCTTGTGCAGATTGAGAAACAAGAATTCGGCCTTAAGCCAATGAATTGTCCTGGCCATTGCTTAATGTTTGGCCACAAGGTTCGATCGTATAGAGGTGAGCTCCTCTCTTGCTGTCCTGATTCCTTTAATCAGAAATTAGTCAAGTAAATATGTAACATATTGGAACTAGGTCTAGTAGGTCATATACGTACTATGTACCATCACTGGTTATTAGAAAGCGCAAGCGCACTTAGGCCATGTGCAATGAATAACCATATAGTGTGGAGCTACCTATCGAGTACTGGTCCATAGTTTCAATACCTTGCAAGATCTCAATTGTGCAGATCTTAAAGCTTCTTCCTTTCTGAACTGTCTTTCTTGTAAGATCTTACGCTATCGTTTTATTACATTGGTACTGTGAGAAGATGCACATTTATTATTTAGCAGTCATTGCTTTGTCTCATTTTGGTGACCTGTTCTTTTAATGAAAATCACACAATATTTAGTTGCACACACCACTAAATCACCCAAAAGCTCGAACTGATGGAGAAAGATTGTCCCTATGCACATGTTTTTTTTAGCCCAAGCTTGCCCTGAAAAAATGGGTAGTCAAAAACTCTGCCAAGTTTTGCTTTCTGAGGCctagtttggtactagagtttttgtggggattagtggggGTAATCACCACTTATTTCTAAAAgcatgtttggtactagagtattGAGTGAGTTTCATCCCCGcttatccccacttttccccaaatcttagtgtatttttctcagtccccaatactctacccctatgtagtggattggggatggggttttgtgtGAATTGGGTGAAGGTAGGGcttttcacccaatactctagggattatccccactaatccccacaaaAACTTTAGTGCCAAACAAATCCTGATGAGTTGGCCAGTGTTGGCAAGATTGAACATAGTGGGTAAAGATGCTTCAATATATTTCAACACAGAGCGCAACAATCCAGTTTTTTTAGTTGTGTATCGAGCTAGCCTTTTCTAGGTACAAGTACCTGAGCCCAAGATTATGAAGATGATTAATTATGAGGCCGATAAATGTTTAGTACTCAGATCAGTGAAAACTTGGCATGCACAATTTGAGCTATGGGTTGTGTACAACAATAAATTGAGCTTCTCTAATAGACTGTTTGAGTAAATCCTGTGTGCTTCTTTACTCATGTGGATCTTTACCAATTTTGTGCCTAATCCTAGCATATCTGCTTAATGAAACCCTGCAGAGTTGCCTCTCCGCATGGCTGATTTTGGGGTTCTGCACAGAAATGAGCTTAGTGGTGCACTTACTGGTTTGACACGTGTCAGAAGATTCCAGCAGGTAAAGGATAATTTGATCCATGATTTTTGCTAAGATTAAAGAAATGCTATCGTTTCTGATTAGCTCTATACTTTGATCATTGTTTTGCTTTATGTTCCTTTCAGGACGATGCCCATATTTTTTGCACAGAGAGCCAAGTAAGTTTGTGATTGCATAGAAACATTTTGCTGTATGAAATACAGAAATATATTCCATGTGCAATTTTTCAGTAGGTTTCAGAATTTAGCATATCCTACAGTAGTTGTGCTGTGGTTTGGATTTATTGACTGCTTGAGTTTGTTTCTGAGTTTGTATTATTGCATACCTATTTTAAATTATTTTGTTGGTGCAGATTAAGGATGAAGTCCGGGCTGCTTTGGAATTTGTTGATTATGTTTATAAAATATTTGGATTTAAATACGAGTTAGAGTTATCAACGGTAACCGTCGCCTCCTCCTTTTATTGTACTTGTAACATTTGCTGCAGCTTCCGAAACATATGTGTCAGTTCTCGTGAAATGATGCCACAGGTCGCAGCATGCAACTTTACTGTACTGAATAAACTTGAAGTATTTCAATGCATCTTAGTAGACAACCTTGTTTCCTTTTCTTCAGTTTCACATATTTATGATCGAAGTTGAATTACTACATCATGTAAATATATTGACACTCTTACTGTGGTATGTTACCATTGATTTTCCTTGTGAAAGCACTGAACATCTCAGCAATGATTCAGCGCTGGGTATGTATCCATTGTTGCATTTTCTCGTTTTATTATGTTTGCGTGATATATGTTTCGTTAGTAATAGGTGTATGAATGTTGGTCTGGTTAATGAAATGCATATCGATCTATCTGCTGGTTTTCTAGGCTGCTAGCATTATGATCAATTCATGTGCTGTCATCTTTTCTTTGGTCAAACACTGAGAATATTAGCATGCCATATTTGATGACCATGGCATTTGGCATCCAATTCAGCTTTattacacaacaacaacaacaatatcaaagcctttttcccaagcaagttgagGTAGGCTTGATCCCaacggaaacataaggaaaccaaAACAaaggagagagaaaaaagaacaaGTAAACTAAGATTTTGGCACATGGATTGCTGATTTCCATGCGGTCCTATAAAGAGCCAAATCTTTAGGGATATTGTAGTCCCTCATATCCTAGCCTATCACATATTACCTCGTTCCTAATCCGGTCCTTTCTTGTATAGCCACATATCCACTGTAGCATGCGCATTGCTGCAACACTCATTTGCTGGATGTGTTGTCTTTTAGTGGGCCAACATTCTGCTCCGTATATAACTTACTTTAAGCTTTTGTGGGACCTTCTTGTCACATAGGATTCCAGATGCTTGTCGCCACTTCAACCATTCTGCCTTGATCCTGTGGCAAACATCCTCACCGATATCACCATTGCTTTGCGGCATTGATCCCAAGTATTGGAAGGTGTGCCTCTTAGGCACTATTTGTCCTTCTAAACTAAGTTCTTCATTTTTGCACCTAACACCACTTAAGTCGCATCGTGAGTACTCGGTCTTGGTCCTACTAATTCTAAACCCCTCATCAGTCCCAATTCAGCCTTATTGTGTGCACATTTTTCCATCTCTTGCGTGCAATGTGTAATCAATTTGCAGCATATTCTAGAATACGTATGAACACATGAATAGTGTTAAAGATGATAGAGAGCAAAATGGCTGCTCACAACTCTACATTTTGTTCCATCACTGTAGTTATATCTTGTACAAGAGTCATGTGCCACATGTGCTTAAACCTACTGCTGGACTGGCCTTGTTACCATATTTACTGAATAAATAGTTGATGTTTATTAGACTAGTTAATCCAACTAATCTGAAATAGTCTCATAAATGCTTTTTTTTTTCAGAGACCAGAGAAGTATTTAGGTGACATTGAGACCTGGAACAAAGCAGAGCAACAACTGACCGAAGCATTGGCTGAGTTTGGGAAGGAATGGAAGGTACCTTTATGGATCCATTGGCATAATGTTTCCATCACTCGGTGCTGCTAGATGTGCATTTATAACACCTAGTACTTTCAGGGCATGCTTGGTTTATAGCTTAGTTTGCCACAACTATGCCTAGGCAAAGTGTGACTTGCCACAATGAAGTAGCTAACAAAATCCACAAGAGCGTGGGAATATTTGCCAAAAAATCATATTGCACATGGACCATAAGAACAATAAAGTGTGGCAAGCCACAGTTGTGGTGCAAACCAAACACGTACCTATGAAACTGTAGCATGCCTGAGGTTAGGACTTGGTCTGGCCAGCTGTGACTGGGAACCAAACAGGGCGGATACAAAATGTCAGGCCCTGCGACATTTTTCATAACCTGATTTGGGATAGCTGATAGTTCTTGTAAACCCAAGTTACCAATGTTAATATGTATGCGGTTTTTCGTTCTTCTTGTGACTGATTGGGTTTGTATCAGTGTTAGCAGGTTAGTATTTTACTGCAGTGTTCTAATTCTTACTGGAACAAACTGCCAGTGCCTGGATGTTTCTTAAATCATGATTCTGTACTTACACCTGTGCAGATCAATGAAGGGGATGGTGCTTTCTATGGTCCAAAAATTGATATTGgtgtgtttgatgccctgaagaggAAATTTCAGTGCGCAACTCTGCAGGTTCTCTTTAATGTTATCTTGGCATCAACTGTTGAGAATCAAATTGTCTTGTATTTAACCTTTATTATTGTTTGTTGCAGCTCGATTTTCAACTGCCCAGTCGCTTCAAGTTGACCTATTCTGCAGAGGATGAAGCCAAGCTTGAGAGGCCTGTGATGATACACAGGGCAATACTAGGATCAGTTGAAAGAATGTTCGCCATCCTTCTGGAGCACTACAATGGTAAATGGCCTTTGTGGTTAAGCCCTCGCCAAGCCATTGTATGCTGTGTATCGTCCAATTCACTAGAATATGCAAAAAAGGTAATAGTCCTTTTTATCTGAGAATTGATTATCTTCATATTTCTTCTCTAGGCTGGCTAATAATTCAATTTTCATGGCTAACTGTTCTTACTTGGTCTCCATTGAAATTTCATGGTATCTTTGCTGTTTCTTTGTGGTGTGTTACtgtttttccctttctcttttacaTTCAGTTACTATGTTTGTGAACATGTAAGTTATCCAGTGAGTTCTAGGCATGTTTGATTCTGTCAAATAACTTGTTACTATATTATAATGCTACTTACCTTTTGCCCCTGTGGGCACTTTTTgtggcacatacatgtcatgttaTCCATATGTGCCAACTTCCATGGTCAAACCTTTCTGGCATGCTTGTCTTTATTGAGTATCCACAGTATGGAGTATGGCCGAATTGACCACGGAATTCTGCACGTATGCTCGTAGGCCCACTTT includes:
- the LOC124691566 gene encoding threonine--tRNA ligase, mitochondrial 1; this translates as MLACLRRGLPLLRQHRPRPLSPCPARLLPLSSLHLSSEAMADPAPAVVPDGAYLEAVTQKRIRIFEEVQARQALERLNIGGEPIKITLPDGAIKEGKKWISTPMDIAAGISTGLAASCLIAQVNGVLWDMARPLEGDCELKLFKFDSDEGRDTFWHSSAHILGESLERVYGCKLCIGPCTTRGEGFYYDAHYNDLTLNDTHFDAIDKQAKKAVAEKQAFERIEVSRAEALEIFAENKFKVEIINELPEDKTITVYRCGPLVDLCRGPHIPNTSFVKAFACLKASASYWRGKADRESLQRVYGISFPDSKRLKEYQHMIAEAKKRDHRLLGLSHELFFFHPLSPGSSFFLPNGTIIYNKLMDFMRQEYRKRGYQEVLSPNIYNMQLWETSGHAANYKDNMFVFEIEKQEFGLKPMNCPGHCLMFGHKVRSYRELPLRMADFGVLHRNELSGALTGLTRVRRFQQDDAHIFCTESQIKDEVRAALEFVDYVYKIFGFKYELELSTRPEKYLGDIETWNKAEQQLTEALAEFGKEWKINEGDGAFYGPKIDIGVFDALKRKFQCATLQLDFQLPSRFKLTYSAEDEAKLERPVMIHRAILGSVERMFAILLEHYNGKWPLWLSPRQAIVCCVSSNSLEYAKKVHAEIREAGFHVDIDMTDRTIQKKVREAQLAQFNYILVVGAKEAESGKVVLRVRDRADLSTESIADVITRFRNEVASFL